The region GATAAGAATACTAGTGATAAATATGATAACATGATAGcagtgatgatgatggtgaCATCATTGTTTGCTACGCTCAGTAGAAGTAAAGCATTTTCTATGGATTCTGAGCTCTGAATTAGTAGCACTGAGTGACTTATATTTTTCATGAGTTCACAAGTATGGATTAAATGAAGTGATTGTCATCATGATTTTGCAGGTATAGAGAGATGAATGCGGGAAAGTTCCCAACTGCTACTGCTGCTAAAAAACAACTGGGTGGCTCTTATTATATTATGAAAAAGATCATTCAGGAGCTAGAATACAATTCTAAAATCCCTCCGTTAGATAGCAGGAAGAGAAGTCCATTAACAGAAGCAAAGGATGGCGAGTCAGTATTGCCTTATGGGGCTGAGAACAACTTTTTTGAAGAGGTTGTAAAGCCCACAACTCCTCTAAGTAATTACATTGTGTTAGTTTAATTATATAAGATAGTATGTGGGAAATGGAAATACAATTCATATCCAATGAGGTAGGGAGATTGATGGTTATATCAGACCTACCAGTAGACCTTTAGAATCTGAAGTTTAATGCTCAATACATAATATTTCTAGTCATCAAGGCAACCTTCTGATGGTATACAGATGGCTTATTACAATTAATTTTGGATTGTTTAGGTGCCAAATGTATTAAAATAACAGTAATTCTTTCAGTATCATATGTTGCAAGGCAGCCGACAAAGAATGGtctcaccatttttttttagatgccCAATACAAATGATGCATGTTGGACCTACTAGCACACCTTCAGATTCAGATGCAATGCTGAATATGTAATATTCCTAGGCATCAAGGCAATCTCTCTGATGGTATTTAGATGGCTTATCATAATTAATTTTGGCTGCTTTGGATTTCAAATAtgttaaaaattcaaaaaatgctTTTAGTATCATACTGCAAAGCAGCTGATCAAGAACGGTCTTACCATGTGTTTGTAGATGCCCAATATCTAATTAGCATAGAGTTGTGACAAGCATGAAATGCTTTCCTAGCTCAGACTTCAATAAACAAGTTGCCATATATGCAGCCTTTCAAAATTTTCGCTGTCATCAATCTGGAATCTATGATTAAAGTTCCTTTTGCGTTGCTGCCAAATGTATCGTTTTTTTAATAATCCATGAAATAATGCGTATCCAAGCAACTCCTAGGAGATGCTAGATGGGATTATTTGCCAAGATATGTTCCATAGAATTCATATAAATTGATGCTTTTTAGAACTTCCTCTGGTTCTTATATGAATTTTATCATACGAAATGGTATCTTATTCCTATCCTGATTGTGCCTGATATCTTAATTTTCAGAGCGACAACTCAAACTGAACCGTTATCTTTAATTTTATGCAAGATATGCTCTTCTGTTAGCTTATAGTCATCTCTTATTTTCTTCCAGGGTAGTCACTCTGATCTTGCTGCAACACAAAATCATATGCTAAAAGAAGAAACTGAGGATGTTTCTCATCCATGTCTTGAAATATCTGAGAATGTTAATGCTGAAGAAGTTTCTCCTTCATGTTTTAAGAAACCAGAGGATGATAAAGAGGAAGCTCTGCAcaatgattttgattttgttccAGCTGAAAGTCAACTACCAAAAGAAGAAACTGAAGGTGTTTCTCATCCATATCTTGAAATATCAGGGAATGTTAAAAAAAGGGAAGCTCAGGCTGATCATTTGGGCTTTGCTACTACTGAAGATTGTCAGCTGGTTGAGGAAACTAAGAAAGTTCTGCCTCCATGTCTTGAAAATGCAGAGGGTAAAAAAGAGCAAGCCGTCTATGAGGACCTGCCAAATGCTGATGGTCTCAAGACTAAAGTGGAGCAATATAAAGGGTCCATTGAAGTAGACAAAGTTGCagagtaagtttttttttttttttttttccttctctctctctcaaaattgTCATCATCGTCACCATTATCAGTAGAAATtctaatttgtatttttgttgtgCCAATTGTAATGTCAGTAGTACTTGCATTAGTAAACTATTGGCTGTATTAGTGTGCTTTATCACTGGGTTAGGTGCTGCCTACACAAATAGCTACATGATAGAAAAGGAGACATTCATTGTCATTTTGTCTGAAAACTTAGAATTTATTATTAATCGATTAAATTCTGGTTGGCTTCTATCTCAcacataaagaaaaataaaatgaggtcAACCTGATTATATTTGTAGCAACATAGGTTCTGAAACTGCTCGTTTTGATGGACTCCTAATCAACACATTATGGTTTACTGTGCACTTGTTTTAGTCCCTATATGCAATGCACTACTTACTTGACTGTGCTTTATTTTTGTCTAACTATTATATATTagtgaaaaatcaaattatttttgtcCTCGCTAGGAGTGGTCGGCCAACTCTCTGTTTTCGAAAAGAAAAATcgcttttcttaattttttattttgggtaaattgtaatttaaaataacTGTACCATTTTGCATGTACAATTGATACATGATGTGTCAAATAAGAGCCATGTGACATTAATTGATTAGTTTGAGGTGGCATACTATTAATTAATGGGACGGTAGGTTGATGGAGTGACTTATTTGCAAGTAGAAGAAAACCTAAGGATCTAATTGTTGAAATCGGAAACCTAGGATTAAATTGAAATCACATGAAAACCAAGGGACTAATACCTCTGTGTCTCTGtctttgtgtgtgtgaaaattacactttatccCCCTCCCCCAAGCTACTACCCCAATTTCACTTGCACTTTCAAACTGCAACTCGGATCCATAAACTACTACAATATTTTGAGGTGCCCTCTCCGTCACATCTCACCATTATTTTGCTGATGATTTACCCCTATTTTGGGCGGAAATGCACCATTTGAGTATGAGTATGATtaacaaaagggaaaaaaaaaatgaagagaagagaggagacTATACGTGGTGGGGGTGTGCTGTCTCCTCCTCCTACCCCCCTGCATTCTGCTGGCCCAAAAGAATAGAGGAGACTACACACGGTGGGGGGTGTGCTGTCTCCTCCCCCTACTTCACTGATTGCCCCTGCCCCCCTGCATTGTGCTGGCCTAAAAGAAGATCAAGGgaaagagaggagaaagaagagagaataggagagaaagagaatagaaaaagaagaaatgcaGAAAAACTCAGATCCGACAGTTTTAGGCCGATTTGACCCCAACCGTCAGTTAGTCAGTTTCCTCTGGCCATAGTACTGCCTTAAACTGCCCTTACACCCGGGAAACAAAAAACCATCACCACCACTGAACCACTGATGACCCACCACAAAACCCGGTTGAACCAAAAACCAACCACCAAATCACCGAAGTAGTAGTTTGGGTCCTTTGGGAGGTGTACTGTAATTTACcctatataaatttatttatatctatttttttatttatgcataaaatacacacaaacacatttAAGTCCATTCATAAGAATTTAAAGACAAATTGGATGTTGTTTGATACTTATTGCTATAGTGATTTCAGCTTGTTAATTTTATGTACCACTTGGTTGAAAGTGCTCCAATTGgatgttttctttttgaatctGTCACAAAGGTTGAGCTCTCTCAATCACTTGAGCTGGTTGATAGGGATGAACAAATAGAGGGGTAGAACACAAATACTCTTTGGTTATAGATTTTAACATTAACCCTAGTAGggattggtttttgttttgcttttggcTTGTTTTTCCTTTCCAAATTTTGTACCCTCCCCTTCTTATACATGTAAACAATGTAGGCAACGCTGGGTGGGTTGGATTTTTATATGttggaaaactttacttataacccttgatttttcttcacttttgcaattaagtactcaaactttaaaaagtgtcaatttaaggtattcatcttacaattttctttttcagtttcaaccattctttagaattttctgttaaatcctgtcaaaaaattttaaaatacccttttttttttttttttaaggatttaggtgttggtcaaaatttaacagaatttgcaaaattatctatacttgaatctttgaaaatttctataacttttttatttttttaaaaaaaacaggggtattttggaaaatttgataggatttaacgaaaaattctaatggagggttgaaattgaaaaaaattgaaagatgaataccctaaattaagactttttaaagtttgagtacttaattgcaaaagtgatgaaatattaggggttataagtgaagttttctctaacATTTTTTATATGATAGAATCAGCAAAGCTTCTGTATTTTTGTCCTGCATTTAGAACATAGAAAATGGGTTACTCTAGACATAATACAATTCATATTAgttgttttagttattttttcttcttccaatttccatttttttggGACATCCAAGTATGTTTTCCATGAAGGGGTCATCCACTACTTCATTGTCACGGTCAACAAGAATATTTGGGCATTTACTGAGGCACCCATTGAACTCACAAGTAAAACTTACCCAGATCTTGAATTGAATCAAATCTTTCAAGCAAACAAACCCATAAAAATATCAGGAAGAGAGTCAGATTTTGGGTCACCCAAATGAAGTACAAGAGCAAAACGAAGATAAAATTACAAGTCATTACtcattaaaatttgagaatttggaAGAAACAAAATCAGTCATGAATCGATTTTAAAACTCAATGGGGTATTCTGATGGAAAACAACCCCTGCCACGTGCGGCCACCATCACCCTTTACCTTGCAAAGCATCCAAACTGAAAAATTGTTTGACCCCAGTTGTAATAATTCAGATTATCAAACAAATTTGTTATTAAAACAAACACCACAGTTAATATCACCACAATCCaccaaaacttaaaattaaatcaacatAGGGATTTGGTGACGAAGTGAAGGCCTTTTAAAGAACACTTTTTAAAGTAAAACCACTCCGGTGGTAGCCAACACCAAAGGTATCCACTATAGAAGATTTAGGTTACAAATTGATcaacttacaaaacctttgtagcTTAAAACTCAATGTGCAACCCGACAAACGACTTGTTCATTTCTCACCGCAGTGgctctagaattttttttgataagtaagaattcattaaaaagcgcagagaggcacaaccctagtacacatgaagtatacaaaagagcccctaattagaggaccGAAATGAacaagtaaaaaatcagcgtacggcatactacccaagctatgcgccgacacccaaagatataacatattaagcacatttctacaaagagccccaacctgaacttccacatcctcaaaaagcctagaatttctctcacgccacaagccccacaaaacacaaagaggaacttgcttccaaatacggtgaacaggaccacgacccagcaaagtgccccaagcactcaataaatccaagacactactaggcataacccactccaccccaaacaaactataaaagaaactccaaacaactcgagccacgtcacaatggagaagaaggtgatcaacagATTCaccatgctttttacacataacacaccactcaaccaccacaataccagGCCTTCGTAagttgtcatgagttaaaatctttcctaaagctgcagtccatacaaagaacgcaacccgcttcggagcttCAACAtgccatatacccttccaaggaaaagaagccgcctcgtgacaaactaaagctttatagaaagtcttcacttcaaaattcctcttcttggaaagaatccacaccgccctatcaacctccccatgccgaacccgagtagagtataactgttcgaagaaggacatcaccatctccaactcccaatcctgagcattgTTTGCTACAATCCTCCTCTAGAATTTCTGGCCTTCTTCTACAAGGATCACCTTCACGAACAAACCTTGTTTGCTACAACCCAAAACTCTGGTGGCTGAAGGTTGTGTAGTTTAATGAGAATCAAGGAGAGATTTGTGTTTCAATATAGGATAGGAAGGGCTCAAAGGTCGTATATAGATGTGAAGAAAACTGAAGTTTAAGGAGCAAGTCAGTGAAAAAACAAAACTGACTATCGAACAAGAACTAGGGTTTCACAAAAATCGCATAGTGGCGATCGAGGCTATATGTGAAACTTGTGAAACACTTCAATTCAGCTTTGTTCAAAGAAGGTTCGATCATCCCTTCGATCTAGCCTTTATATAACTTGAACCTTAAAGTCTTGAATCGTGAATGCAATTAAGGCATTTTGGAACTCAAATTTAAAATGTCTTAATGACCTCGTTTGATCCCCACTTTCATCATGCTTGTGAACGAGACGTTTGGATTTGGAAATTAAACTATCTCGTTCAAATGCAATACAATCGAGGTTTTGATCAAGCAATTCTATTCAATCTTAACCAAGTCTTGAACCACATTTTAAAACCGACATCAACCCTAAACCTAAGCTTGCAACTCAACAAGTTTTGACACTTAATTAGccaacactaaaaacctaacataaacCTCATCCATCAGTTCCACTATCCACATCGTTCCACTAGAACAACACATGCTATAAcctcaaaattattttagagCAATGAATCATGCAAAAAGATGTGATGACTATGATGATCATCTTCGTGTCCCATATGTTCTCTTTCCCTCTCAAATGGGTCAATGAGGCCAGAAAAATGGGATGTGAAGGTTTTGTTTCATCCTGCATTGACAAGATAACAAAACTGATCACCCTCCATGGGTTTTGTGTATTTAGCTGGAGTgagatttaaaatatttgaggtTG is a window of Alnus glutinosa chromosome 4, dhAlnGlut1.1, whole genome shotgun sequence DNA encoding:
- the LOC133867335 gene encoding uncharacterized protein LOC133867335 isoform X2, coding for MRHLFLLPTYQAMPREDATGSPKPSAKLWYREMNAGKFPTATAAKKQLGGSYYIMKKIIQELEYNSKIPPLDSRKRSPLTEAKDGESVLPYGAENNFFEEGSHSDLAATQNHMLKEETEDVSHPCLEISENVNAEEVSPSCFKKPEDDKEEALHNDFDFVPAESQLPKEETEGVSHPYLEISGNVKKREAQADHLGFATTEDCQLVEETKKVLPPCLENAEGKKEQAVYEDLPNADGLKTKVEQYKGSIEVDKVAEDTSSRQTNDAEVPEKSSLWGNVKSFAEGIIRIWRKM
- the LOC133867335 gene encoding uncharacterized protein LOC133867335 isoform X1; translated protein: MGKTHMMIARGGYAHTFCSKFYSQSGCSVIKKVAVGSNTHWRGKSYAASVPSSDVPSDAQRRRNRVSKAERQAMVQSFVNKYREMNAGKFPTATAAKKQLGGSYYIMKKIIQELEYNSKIPPLDSRKRSPLTEAKDGESVLPYGAENNFFEEGSHSDLAATQNHMLKEETEDVSHPCLEISENVNAEEVSPSCFKKPEDDKEEALHNDFDFVPAESQLPKEETEGVSHPYLEISGNVKKREAQADHLGFATTEDCQLVEETKKVLPPCLENAEGKKEQAVYEDLPNADGLKTKVEQYKGSIEVDKVAEDTSSRQTNDAEVPEKSSLWGNVKSFAEGIIRIWRKM